The Elaeis guineensis isolate ETL-2024a chromosome 12, EG11, whole genome shotgun sequence sequence gcgaattccttccgaacttctattgcaggcaggcttcggccgagcttcctcgacaaatgatccccatccggacttctacggggaccggactccgaccgaacttctgtagcggacaggttccggacgaactcctacgacacacggactccagcagtcggacccctccagcggatgaacctctgcagcgccatccgacatccactgccggtcgaccttctgccgaattctgcgtgaaaccgaacttcatctacggaaagcctctgaccgagctcctacagcaaatgaccctcaCCTGCAGTActagtgcccaaggcacccaacggtggagggctcgccagcaacatccgaactcctctcagatggagagctatcTCTCTCTGCcggacacctcaaccgagcttcggccgacaggtctggactccctggcaggccacagtaatggccacgactctgctccacttcctgtgacggattccgcgcggctccaccactctctggcaagtcgcgacaacagatactactccactccccgtgataagctccacgtggctctgaacagcccctgacgccactactctccgcaacaaattccttatggccttgaacggcccactaccaggcggttacaaacgtcgctatcagtctgttgcatccttcgcctataaaagggggacctcagatacgttattctctaagctctaatctctatctcaaaattctgcaaaaattttcgttcgagcactccattcttgttgaggcagagaactgacttgagcgtcggagggtcttgctggagcacccccaactccggtttagacttcctttgcaggtcccggcggcgaccgcgactccctcgactctcgCTTCTCCGACgctggcggatttttgcaccaacaacttccattccaactgtttggttgggaggagtcccatttcgatttcgattctggaGTGGAATGGAAATGggtcaatttatatagaactcaatccctactctcctttatggacttaatttttcattccaattttgattctgattttgattccgatcacgaaccaaacgcttcgggAGATTTgaccattctgattccgatttcgattccaaaccATTCTCATTTTCATTTCTATTTTGATTCCGGTTACGAACCAAATGCCCTCTTAAAGTATTCACATCATTTTCCAATTCCTTCTTGTGTCATTCAACATGTGTACTTACTATATGATCATAAGATCACAGGGCTATTGGACTATGACTGTCAGAATATGTTTTACATAGATCTGCTGCCTTTATTAGCTTTTTTGTTAATACATATTGCATAATCATAAGTCTCTAAGGCTCTGGGTAAATGGATTGTTCCATGTATTTGGTTGTATAAGCGCAAAGTTTTGTGTAATCATAAATCTGGAATGCTCTGTGCTGCACGTGGTCATAAATCACGAATCTGTAATCATATATGTGCAACTGCTCCATGATCACAGAGTCACAGGGCTATTTGAGCAGATGTGTTAGAATGTGTATTACATAGATTTGCTGCCTCtagtagcttttttttttttttttttttgtcaatatTTATTGCATAGTCTTAAATATGTAAGGCCATGGGTAGAAGGGCAGTATTCCATATCTTTGAATTTGTAAGTGCGAGGTGGTAGTGTAAAATGATCTCTAAATCTCAAAATGTGAAGCTTAATTTGAGAAGGATGGATCTTTTAATGGGTTATATGTGTATATTGATTCACTAATATCTGAGCCGCAGATCAATTGTCTCATTATTTTTGATTTCCATTGATATTCTTCTCAATAAGTTTGTTTACTTACATTTTTGATTTGCTGAGGCAGTAAGGGGAGAAAGACTTGGGACGCATCCTACTTTCTGGGGTTTCTTTGAGATATTTGTTAATGTGCTTAGGTTTGGAGGTCGACTTGCCGGCTTCCTGATTCTCCAGGTTTTCTAACCCTTCCATCTCCTAACATATTTTCACTTTGATTGACATTATTTCTAGTATCATGCTTTAACACACCTTTTTATTTTGGTTATTTGCTGTTGTTCATATGTTTTCTGTGCCATTTCAGGTTTGGCATATATGGTGGAGACTTGCCGGATGCTTCTTTACAGTATCTGCTGGTGTCCTCAGTCTTGGATTTCGCATTGCTCGTTTTTCAATTTACCAGGTTCCTTATCTCTTTTGTGTCCCATGTTTGTTGATTTTCGTGTTGCTCATACTAACCCTCTTTATTTCAGGTTGGTTGTATATGGAGAATTGTGTCTAGATACATTCCTCACAGGAGTGTAGACTTGGAACCTAGATCTTCTGGGGAAAATGCTTCAGATTCTGATGTGGACAGGAGCGCGGACTTGGGACCTCAAGCTATTGGCGCTCATGCTCATCAAGATGGCGATGGTTTGGTTGAGACTGGGCACACTTCAGAGATTGGTGGAGACAGTGCTTTGGGTCGTGATGTGGACAATCCACATAGCCTTTGGAATTCATTTCAAGCTTTGCCACGTGGACAAATTTCTTGGGAGACCAGTACTTGTTGTGCCACCATTTTATTCAACCAGATTATGATATTGCTGCCTATGAAATTTTTTAATGGTTTCTGGTTtttttatgtttcatcaaataatgTGATAATAATATCATGCTCTATTGTAGTTGTCCGTGATGCTTTTCCAGTTATTGTGGGACATTTGGCTGAGACAATGCCTTGTGATGAAGTTATAGGCAAACCCATCTTCTttatatggtaacttaccattttaaaattggtatgaaGTCGTTTCTTGATTCACCTTGAGACATTTTTTATCTTATTTACTATTTTCAATACTGTCATTTCAACAGGCTGATGAATATTGGGCTACAGCAAATTGTGAGATGCTATGCAGATTTTTAAACTTTGGAGTTTTTGGACGGCATGCACGAGTTCTTTGCgacattaatgaaaaagagtttctccaTCTGATGTGATGAAACAGCAACTTTCGATTCAATTATGTCGGTCATTTCATTTTTCCAACACTTATGCATGCTAGGTTTTACACGTATTTTGTGATGGATGATTTTTTATTGATAGCAGCATTTGTTCCTCTGGTAGtcaggattttttatttgatacgcAGTAATGTTTATGCTTATTTTATTTCAGAATTTTCAGATCATTATAAAATTCATGATAGGTATGTTTGTGGTATTGTAACATCAAAAAATAGGATCATATTTGCTACTATAGTTGGAGATGTATATAGCTACTATAGTTGGAGATGTATATAGCGTCGATGTTATGGATTTCG is a genomic window containing:
- the LOC105055096 gene encoding uncharacterized protein isoform X4, coding for MESGVRGERLGTHPTFWGFFEIFVNVLRFGGRLAGFLILQVWHIWWRLAGCFFTVSAGVLSLGFRIARFSIYQVGCIWRIVSRYIPHRSVDLEPRSSGENASDSDVDRSADLGPQAIGAHAHQDGDGLVETGHTSEIGGDSALGRDVDNPHSLWNSFQALPRGQISWETSTFVRDAFPVIVGHLAETMPCDEVIGKPIFFIWLMNIGLQQIVRCYADF
- the LOC105055096 gene encoding uncharacterized protein isoform X5, with translation MESGVRGERLGTHPTFWGFFEIFVNVLRFGGRLAGFLILQVWHIWWRLAGCFFTVSAGVLSLGFRIARFSIYQVGCIWRIVSRYIPHRSVDLEPRSSGENASDSDVDRSADLGPQAIGAHAHQDGDGLVETGHTSEIGGDSALGRDVDNPHSLWNSFQALPRGQISWETIVRDAFPVIVGHLAETMPCDEVIGKPIFFIWLMNIGLQQIVRCYADF
- the LOC105055096 gene encoding uncharacterized protein isoform X6, whose protein sequence is MESGVRGERLGTHPTFWGFFEIFVNVLRFGGRLAGFLILQVWHIWWRLAGCFFTVSAGVLSLGFRIARFSIYQVGCIWRIVSRYIPHRSVDLEPRSSGENASDSDVDRSADLGPQAIGAHAHQDGDGLVETGHTSEIGGDSALGRDVDNPHSLWNSFQALPRGQISWETSTFVRDAFPVIVGHLAETMPCDEVIGKPIFFIWIKNISR
- the LOC105055096 gene encoding uncharacterized protein isoform X2, with amino-acid sequence MESGVRGERLGTHPTFWGFFEIFVNVLRFGGRLAGFLILQVWHIWWRLAGCFFTVSAGVLSLGFRIARFSIYQVGCIWRIVSRYIPHRSVDLEPRSSGENASDSDVDRSADLGPQAIGAHAHQDGDGLVETGHTSEIGGDSALGRDVDNPHSLWNSFQALPRGQISWETSTCCATILFNQIMILLPMKFFNGFWFFYVSSNNVIIISCSIVVVRDAFPVIVGHLAETMPCDEVIGKPIFFIWLMNIGLQQIVRCYADF
- the LOC105055096 gene encoding uncharacterized protein isoform X3; the protein is MESGVRGERLGTHPTFWGFFEIFVNVLRFGGRLAGFLILQVWHIWWRLAGCFFTVSAGVLSLGFRIARFSIYQVGCIWRIVSRYIPHRSVDLEPRSSGENASDSDVDRSADLGPQAIGAHAHQDGDGLVETGHTSEIGGDSALGRDVDNPHSLWNSFQALPRGQISWETSTCCATILFNQIMILLPMKFFNGFWFFYVSSNNVIIISCSIVVVRDAFPVIVGHLAETMPCDEVIGKPIFFIWIKNISR